In Hasllibacter sp. MH4015, the following proteins share a genomic window:
- a CDS encoding sodium-dependent bicarbonate transport family permease: MDGMLALAADNLLSPIILFFALGLLAAFARSDLSIPEAIAKGMSIYLLFAIGFKGGAAVAANGIDATLILSLVAGTVLSFAIPMVAFALLRVMTGLSVTDAAAVAGHYGSISIVTFVAASSVITASGMESEGYMVAVAAVMEAPAILSALWLIARYDKGAAKMDAGLIREILLNGSIVLLVGSFLIGCITGPEGLELIAPFIVTPFQGVLCLFLLDMGLVAGRGLREARGVLKPGLFLFGVLMPVIGSSFGLAAGLLLGLSPGGVMLFMTLSASASYIAVPAAMRVALPEANPSIYLTLSLGVTFPFNLTLGIPLYLAVATYVTGG; the protein is encoded by the coding sequence ATGGACGGAATGCTGGCATTGGCCGCCGACAACCTGCTGTCGCCGATCATCCTGTTCTTCGCGCTTGGGCTGCTTGCCGCCTTCGCCCGGTCCGACCTGTCCATCCCCGAGGCCATCGCCAAGGGCATGTCGATCTATCTGTTGTTTGCCATCGGCTTCAAGGGCGGCGCCGCGGTCGCGGCCAACGGGATCGACGCCACGCTGATCCTGTCGCTCGTCGCGGGCACCGTTCTTTCCTTCGCCATTCCGATGGTCGCCTTTGCGCTCTTGCGGGTGATGACCGGCCTTTCCGTCACCGATGCGGCGGCGGTGGCGGGGCATTACGGCTCCATCTCCATCGTGACCTTCGTGGCGGCCTCCTCCGTGATAACGGCCAGCGGTATGGAGTCCGAAGGCTACATGGTTGCCGTCGCCGCGGTGATGGAGGCACCCGCAATCCTGTCGGCGCTCTGGCTGATCGCGCGCTACGACAAGGGGGCCGCGAAAATGGATGCGGGCCTGATCCGGGAAATCCTGCTGAACGGCTCCATCGTGCTGCTGGTCGGCTCCTTTCTGATCGGTTGCATCACCGGGCCAGAAGGATTGGAGCTGATCGCGCCTTTCATCGTCACGCCGTTCCAGGGCGTGCTGTGCCTGTTCCTTCTGGACATGGGGCTGGTCGCCGGTCGGGGCCTGCGAGAGGCACGCGGCGTCCTCAAGCCCGGGCTGTTCCTGTTCGGCGTTCTCATGCCTGTCATCGGCAGCTCGTTCGGGCTGGCGGCGGGCCTGCTTCTGGGGCTCAGCCCCGGCGGCGTGATGCTGTTCATGACGCTCAGCGCATCGGCCTCCTACATCGCCGTGCCCGCTGCGATGCGTGTGGCCCTGCCCGAGGCGAACCCCTCGATCTACCTCACCCTCTCGCTTGGCGTGACCTTCCCTTTCAACCTGACCCTCGGCATCCCGCTCTATCTGGCGGTCGCCACATACGTGACCGGAGGCTGA
- a CDS encoding transcriptional regulator, translating to MQTHKAKRVAVIIEAVMQSRLTDAMEKAGVTGYSILPVLAGGGRSGNWSREGQIGRGQGMVQVICIISPDKIDDLLNKAFAVVEKHIGVITVSDCEVLRAERF from the coding sequence ATGCAGACCCACAAGGCAAAACGCGTCGCCGTCATCATCGAAGCCGTGATGCAATCACGCCTGACCGACGCGATGGAAAAAGCCGGCGTGACGGGCTATTCCATCCTTCCGGTTCTGGCCGGCGGCGGACGTTCCGGCAATTGGAGCCGCGAGGGCCAGATCGGGCGCGGTCAGGGCATGGTGCAGGTGATTTGCATCATCTCCCCCGACAAGATCGACGATTTGCTGAACAAGGCCTTCGCCGTGGTTGAAAAGCATATCGGCGTCATCACGGTCAGCGATTGCGAAGTCCTGCGGGCGGAGCGGTTTTGA
- a CDS encoding SRPBCC family protein yields MRLIRNILIGLVALVAVLAVVGMLLPRQVVVERDIVIDAPPEDVFAHVNSLQAFAEWSPWGDYDPDMVVTYSGPETGVGNVMEWTSEHPNVGNGRQEITHVVENERVMTALDFGDMGTADAWWQLAPDGDGTRVVWGLDADMGGGPVGRWFGLMMDRWVGADYERGLARLQETVES; encoded by the coding sequence ATGCGCTTGATCCGAAACATTCTGATTGGGCTTGTCGCCCTTGTCGCAGTGCTGGCTGTCGTGGGCATGCTCTTGCCCCGCCAGGTGGTCGTGGAACGGGACATCGTGATCGACGCCCCACCCGAGGATGTGTTCGCCCACGTCAATTCGCTTCAGGCTTTCGCGGAATGGTCCCCTTGGGGCGATTACGACCCCGACATGGTCGTGACCTATTCGGGCCCCGAGACCGGCGTCGGCAACGTCATGGAATGGACGTCCGAACATCCGAATGTCGGTAATGGACGCCAGGAGATCACCCATGTGGTGGAGAATGAGCGCGTGATGACCGCGCTGGATTTCGGGGACATGGGCACGGCGGATGCATGGTGGCAACTTGCGCCCGACGGGGACGGTACCCGTGTCGTCTGGGGTCTGGATGCGGATATGGGCGGCGGGCCGGTGGGCCGATGGTTCGGCCTGATGATGGATCGCTGGGTCGGTGCCGATTACGAACGCGGCCTCGCCCGCCTGCAAGAGACGGTCGAAAGCTGA
- a CDS encoding relaxase/mobilization nuclease domain-containing protein, which yields MEMNAPILLDLPPEVLSALRTKARNTGRSPSLEAARLLSQVLIGDAARTPVQAEERHDLLAPIRARLAADLAQATGWQDLQARLARHGFTFRERGGGLALYSTKTAARICKASELGWAYADLVRRFGAPFPGHSHTHVADRVLNGPARRSSRHPSLFPDPGTAWPSDDDDPILFEDE from the coding sequence ATGGAAATGAATGCCCCGATCCTGCTCGACCTGCCGCCGGAGGTGCTCTCGGCCCTCCGCACGAAGGCGCGAAACACCGGTCGATCCCCGTCCCTTGAAGCGGCCCGGCTGCTATCTCAGGTCTTGATCGGCGACGCGGCGAGGACGCCCGTCCAGGCGGAGGAGCGGCATGACCTCCTCGCGCCCATCCGGGCGCGCCTCGCAGCTGATTTGGCCCAGGCGACCGGATGGCAAGACCTGCAAGCGCGACTTGCGCGGCACGGCTTCACTTTTCGGGAGCGTGGCGGCGGATTGGCGCTCTATTCCACCAAGACGGCGGCCCGCATCTGCAAGGCGTCGGAACTGGGATGGGCCTATGCCGACCTGGTGCGCCGGTTCGGGGCACCGTTTCCGGGCCATTCCCACACCCATGTCGCGGACCGGGTGCTGAATGGACCCGCCCGCCGATCAAGCCGACACCCGAGCCTGTTTCCAGACCCGGGTACCGCGTGGCCGTCGGACGACGACGATCCGATCCTGTTCGAGGATGAATGA
- a CDS encoding DUF4139 domain-containing protein, with amino-acid sequence MTRFLLSTALCATLPLVAHADDIVIRADLAEAIVYGEGADVTRMGEVAIPAGRHRLLIAMPDLDAAMLPQVTGPDGVRFGPPQPLYNQPLEDGALDDPAQAAARADLEAAEDALQAAQDALAEGDALIRAVETQQAYVAAILRGGENGVAMPDDPALVPQFLSTLGAETARLAGELQEARVDRRDMAEAVTDAQTALANASRALQDLRPFGPQINVFAIDVNAAEDVTGEIALSYLTGSASWAPSYELNLDTEAEALSVDRYVTLQTFGAARWQDVAITFSTAAPFREREPSALFPRPARLIAANESGVGRFAEGEALTDAAPAPMAQGGFAVAVEPVVIVEEVAVTAAFDGLSITYAYPTPVTIGTTNQVLLPFDTIELAVETENRAVPRFDETAFLVALTENETGEPILPGEAIFYRDGALIGDGYLPMIPAGAEAEMAFGALDHLQLRWIDRSLAEGDRGLFVSSNTQARALAFGVENTGTEPESVRIMYATPFAEQEDLELDLTLTPRPTEEDMDDMRGVHVWDMDVAPGEETLIEMRVEFEFPEGQLLDWRP; translated from the coding sequence ATGACCCGATTTCTTTTGAGCACCGCGCTTTGCGCCACCCTTCCGCTTGTCGCCCATGCCGATGACATCGTGATCCGCGCCGATCTGGCGGAGGCGATTGTCTACGGTGAAGGCGCCGACGTGACCCGGATGGGGGAAGTTGCGATCCCCGCCGGGCGTCATCGCCTGCTGATCGCGATGCCGGACCTCGATGCGGCGATGCTGCCGCAGGTCACCGGACCGGACGGCGTGCGCTTCGGCCCGCCGCAACCGCTCTACAATCAGCCGTTGGAGGACGGGGCGCTGGACGATCCCGCCCAAGCCGCCGCGCGCGCTGACCTTGAGGCCGCCGAGGATGCCTTGCAAGCGGCGCAGGATGCGCTTGCGGAGGGCGATGCCCTGATCCGCGCAGTCGAGACGCAGCAGGCTTACGTGGCCGCCATCCTGCGCGGCGGGGAAAACGGCGTGGCGATGCCCGATGATCCCGCGCTGGTGCCGCAATTTCTGTCAACGCTCGGGGCCGAGACCGCACGTTTGGCAGGCGAGTTGCAGGAGGCCCGCGTGGACCGCCGGGATATGGCGGAGGCCGTGACAGACGCGCAGACTGCGCTGGCCAACGCCAGCCGCGCCTTGCAGGATTTGCGCCCGTTCGGCCCGCAGATCAACGTCTTCGCCATCGACGTCAATGCCGCGGAGGATGTGACGGGCGAGATCGCGTTGAGCTACCTCACGGGGTCTGCGTCTTGGGCACCGAGTTACGAACTCAACCTCGACACCGAGGCGGAGGCGCTGTCGGTCGACCGCTACGTGACGCTGCAAACCTTCGGCGCGGCGCGGTGGCAGGACGTGGCCATCACATTCTCGACCGCCGCCCCGTTTCGGGAGCGGGAGCCGAGCGCGTTATTCCCGCGTCCCGCCCGGCTGATCGCAGCGAACGAGAGCGGCGTCGGGCGCTTCGCCGAGGGCGAGGCCCTTACGGACGCGGCCCCCGCACCCATGGCACAGGGCGGATTTGCCGTTGCGGTCGAGCCGGTCGTTATCGTGGAGGAGGTCGCCGTCACCGCCGCTTTCGACGGGCTGTCGATCACCTATGCCTACCCTACGCCGGTCACAATCGGCACCACGAACCAGGTGCTGCTGCCCTTCGATACGATCGAACTTGCGGTGGAGACCGAAAACCGCGCCGTGCCCCGCTTTGATGAGACCGCGTTCCTTGTCGCGCTGACCGAGAACGAGACCGGGGAGCCGATCTTGCCCGGAGAAGCGATCTTCTACCGAGACGGCGCGTTGATCGGCGACGGCTACCTGCCGATGATCCCCGCGGGCGCTGAGGCGGAGATGGCGTTCGGCGCGCTCGACCACCTGCAATTGCGCTGGATCGACCGGTCGCTGGCGGAGGGGGATCGGGGGCTGTTCGTGTCCTCCAACACCCAGGCCCGCGCGCTTGCCTTCGGCGTGGAGAACACAGGGACCGAGCCGGAAAGCGTTCGCATCATGTACGCCACACCCTTTGCCGAGCAGGAGGATCTGGAGCTGGACCTGACCCTGACACCGCGCCCGACCGAAGAGGATATGGACGACATGCGCGGCGTCCATGTTTGGGACATGGACGTGGCCCCGGGTGAGGAAACGCTGATCGAGATGCGGGTGGAGTTCGAATTCCCCGAAGGCCAACTGCTCGATTGGCGTCCGTAA
- a CDS encoding aspartate-semialdehyde dehydrogenase, producing the protein MGYKVVVAGATGNVGREMLNILAERQFPVDEIVALASRRSLGTECSFGDKTLKTKDLDTFDFTGWDIALFAIGSDATKKYAPLAAKAGCIVIDNSSLYRYDPDVPLVVPEVNPEAVHDYSKKNIIANPNCSTAQMVVALKPLHDRAKIKRVVVSTYQSVSGAGKDGMDELWNQTKGMYVPGQEVAPSKFTKQIAFNVIPHIDVFMDSGDTKEEWKMVAETKKIVDPSIKVTATCVRVPVFVGHSEAINIETEDFLDEEEARDILREAPGIMVVDKREDGGYTTPVECAGDFATFVSRIRQDVTIENGLNFWCVSDNLRKGAALNAVQIAETLGNRVLKKA; encoded by the coding sequence ATGGGCTATAAAGTCGTCGTCGCGGGCGCCACCGGCAATGTGGGCCGCGAAATGCTGAATATCCTGGCCGAGCGCCAATTTCCCGTCGATGAGATCGTGGCGCTTGCATCGCGCCGCTCGCTCGGGACGGAATGCAGCTTTGGCGACAAGACGCTCAAGACCAAGGACCTCGACACGTTCGATTTCACCGGCTGGGACATCGCGCTGTTCGCCATCGGATCGGACGCGACGAAGAAATACGCGCCTCTCGCGGCCAAGGCGGGGTGCATCGTGATAGATAACTCCTCGCTCTACCGCTACGATCCGGATGTCCCTCTCGTCGTCCCGGAGGTTAATCCGGAGGCGGTGCACGATTATTCCAAGAAGAACATCATCGCGAACCCGAATTGTTCCACCGCGCAGATGGTGGTGGCGCTGAAGCCGCTGCATGATCGGGCGAAGATCAAGCGGGTTGTCGTGTCCACGTACCAGTCCGTCTCCGGGGCGGGGAAGGACGGCATGGACGAGCTGTGGAACCAGACCAAGGGTATGTATGTCCCGGGTCAGGAAGTGGCGCCATCGAAATTCACCAAGCAGATCGCCTTCAACGTGATCCCGCATATCGACGTTTTCATGGATAGCGGCGACACCAAGGAAGAATGGAAGATGGTGGCGGAGACGAAGAAGATCGTCGATCCGTCGATCAAGGTCACGGCCACCTGCGTGCGCGTGCCGGTCTTCGTGGGCCATTCCGAAGCGATCAACATCGAGACGGAGGATTTCCTCGACGAGGAGGAGGCCCGCGACATCCTTCGGGAAGCGCCGGGGATCATGGTCGTCGATAAGCGCGAGGATGGCGGCTATACCACGCCCGTCGAATGCGCCGGCGATTTCGCCACCTTTGTCAGCCGCATCCGGCAGGACGTCACCATTGAGAACGGCCTCAACTTCTGGTGCGTGTCCGACAATCTGCGCAAGGGTGCCGCGCTCAACGCCGTGCAGATCGCGGAGACGTTGGGCAACCGGGTCCTGAAGAAGGCCTGA
- a CDS encoding DEAD/DEAH box helicase, with protein sequence MFDFDMLGLKPILSKTLKTAGFSEPTPIQNQAIPLALDGHDILGLAQTGTGKTLAFGLPLMEHLLALHGKPEPKTARALILAPTRELVNQIADSLRVFTQNTPIKVATVVGGQSIGRQISTLSRGTDILVATPGRLMDLMDRRAIDLSTVKHLVLDEADQMLDLGFIHALRKIAPTLGTPRQTMLFSATMPKQMEELSRAYLTNPKRVQVSPPGKAADKVTQSVRFMSKPEKGAVLRDILRKDPEALVLVFGRTKHGCEKLMKGLVADGFNAASIHGNKSQGQRDRAIKAFRDGTVKILVATDVAARGIDIPGVAYVINYELPDTPDNYVHRIGRTARAGREGEAIALVSAEEVDLLTQIEKLMKISIPVASGTRPDPVKVEKPQRGGGGRRRGGGGGGGGGQRKSQGAPKTNADGKPRRPRRNRRRKAA encoded by the coding sequence TTGTTCGATTTCGATATGCTCGGCCTGAAGCCGATCCTGAGCAAGACGCTCAAAACCGCCGGCTTTTCCGAGCCGACCCCGATCCAGAACCAGGCGATTCCGCTTGCGCTGGACGGGCATGACATCCTTGGCCTTGCGCAGACCGGCACCGGCAAGACGCTGGCCTTCGGTCTGCCGCTGATGGAGCATCTTCTGGCGCTCCACGGCAAGCCCGAGCCCAAGACGGCCCGTGCCCTGATCCTCGCACCCACCCGCGAATTGGTGAACCAGATCGCCGACAGCCTGCGGGTATTCACCCAGAACACGCCGATCAAGGTGGCAACGGTTGTGGGCGGCCAAAGCATCGGGCGCCAGATCAGCACCCTGTCGCGCGGCACCGACATTCTTGTCGCCACGCCCGGCCGCCTGATGGACCTGATGGACCGCCGCGCCATTGACCTGAGCACCGTGAAGCACCTTGTCCTGGACGAGGCGGACCAGATGCTCGACCTCGGCTTCATCCACGCGCTGCGCAAGATCGCGCCCACGCTTGGCACGCCACGCCAGACGATGCTGTTCTCGGCCACCATGCCGAAACAGATGGAGGAGCTTTCGCGCGCCTATCTGACCAACCCCAAGCGGGTTCAGGTCTCTCCCCCCGGCAAGGCCGCCGACAAGGTCACGCAAAGCGTGCGCTTCATGTCCAAGCCCGAAAAGGGCGCCGTGCTGCGGGATATCCTGCGCAAGGACCCCGAGGCGCTGGTGCTGGTTTTCGGGCGCACCAAGCATGGCTGTGAGAAGCTGATGAAGGGCCTGGTCGCCGATGGCTTCAACGCGGCGTCCATCCACGGTAACAAAAGCCAGGGTCAGCGCGACCGCGCGATCAAGGCGTTCCGGGACGGCACCGTGAAGATCCTGGTGGCGACCGACGTGGCCGCACGCGGCATCGACATTCCCGGCGTGGCCTACGTCATCAATTACGAGCTTCCCGACACCCCCGACAATTACGTCCACCGCATCGGCCGCACCGCCCGCGCCGGGCGCGAGGGGGAGGCGATCGCCCTTGTCTCCGCGGAGGAGGTCGATCTGCTGACCCAGATCGAGAAGCTGATGAAAATCTCCATCCCCGTGGCCAGCGGCACGCGGCCCGACCCGGTCAAGGTGGAAAAGCCCCAGCGTGGTGGCGGCGGGCGTCGTCGTGGCGGCGGTGGCGGTGGTGGTGGCGGTCAGCGCAAATCGCAGGGCGCGCCCAAAACCAATGCAGATGGCAAGCCCCGGCGTCCGCGCCGCAATCGCCGTCGCAAGGCCGCCTAG
- a CDS encoding MFS transporter: MRVGLAFLIVAYCLSQFYRAFLAVLAPALQSDLMLTTGHLATASGLWFVAFAVMQLPVGWALDTIGPRWTSSVLFSVGAVGGSVVFAMAQGPGAIILAMALIGIGCAPILMSSYFIFARTFSAAIFGTLAGVTVGVSSLGNLLSAAPLASLVEAYGWRETLWATAAFTAIIALGIVLFVRDPQKPEGEAKGSFAELLRIRALWPILVGMFICYAPMAGIRGLWITPYVTEFFGATLSQVGTATLVMGLAMVTGSFLYGSADRIVGTRKRAAIGGNLIVAAMCLWLFAAPPSGLPLAIGIFAIIGLFGASYPLLMAHGRTFLPPHLTGRGVSLMNLFGMGGVGVMQFASGPTYATLSTNLGAEPAYGALFAIFAAAILLGLVAYMFSKERPD; this comes from the coding sequence ATGCGCGTGGGCTTGGCCTTCCTGATCGTGGCCTATTGTCTGAGCCAGTTCTACCGCGCGTTTCTTGCCGTCCTGGCACCTGCGCTGCAATCGGACCTCATGCTCACCACGGGCCATCTGGCCACGGCGTCGGGCCTTTGGTTCGTGGCCTTTGCCGTGATGCAACTGCCGGTGGGGTGGGCGCTTGACACGATCGGGCCGCGCTGGACGTCGTCGGTGTTGTTCAGTGTCGGAGCGGTGGGGGGCAGCGTCGTTTTCGCCATGGCGCAGGGGCCCGGCGCGATCATCCTGGCCATGGCGCTGATCGGCATCGGTTGCGCGCCGATCCTGATGTCGAGCTATTTCATCTTCGCGCGCACGTTTTCCGCGGCGATCTTCGGCACGTTGGCCGGTGTGACCGTCGGCGTCAGCTCGCTCGGGAACCTGCTGTCCGCCGCACCGCTCGCCAGTTTGGTCGAAGCCTATGGCTGGCGAGAGACGTTGTGGGCCACGGCCGCCTTCACGGCCATTATCGCGCTGGGGATCGTCTTGTTCGTGCGCGACCCGCAAAAGCCGGAGGGGGAGGCGAAAGGGTCGTTCGCAGAGCTTCTGCGCATCCGCGCGCTTTGGCCGATCCTTGTGGGCATGTTCATCTGCTACGCGCCGATGGCGGGCATTCGCGGCCTTTGGATCACGCCCTATGTGACGGAGTTCTTCGGCGCCACCCTGTCACAAGTGGGCACGGCGACGCTGGTCATGGGGCTGGCGATGGTCACGGGGAGTTTCCTTTACGGGTCCGCCGACCGGATTGTGGGCACGCGAAAACGCGCGGCGATTGGCGGGAACCTGATCGTCGCCGCCATGTGCCTCTGGCTTTTTGCAGCGCCGCCATCCGGCCTTCCGCTGGCCATCGGAATTTTTGCCATCATTGGCCTGTTCGGCGCGTCCTATCCGCTGCTGATGGCCCATGGGCGCACGTTCCTGCCGCCGCATCTGACGGGACGCGGCGTGTCGCTGATGAACCTGTTCGGTATGGGCGGGGTAGGCGTCATGCAATTCGCCAGCGGGCCGACCTATGCCACGCTCAGCACCAACCTGGGGGCTGAGCCCGCCTACGGGGCGCTGTTCGCGATCTTTGCGGCGGCGATCCTTCTGGGGCTCGTCGCCTACATGTTCTCGAAGGAGAGGCCGGACTAG
- a CDS encoding extracellular solute-binding protein: protein MTRTLTVLLGTTIFVSTALAAQAQELNLYSSRHYETDERLYSDFTDLTGITINRIEGNADELIARMEAEGANSPADVFLTVDTSRLQRAADLGLLQAVESEALAERIPENLRDDDNLWFGFSQRARIIFYDSADVAEPPQTYMDLADPAYEGMVCHRSSGNVYSQTLLSAIIENHGEEAAREWAAGMVNNFARDPQGGDTDQLRGLVSGECDISISNTYYFARAIRRDVDGLNEADRANIDWVFPDQGGNGAHVNLSGGGVAANAPNAEAAVAFLEYLASDQAQQYFSAGNDEYPVVEGVPVAESVMALGEWEADDVDLAVVANNVPLAQQIFNDVGWE, encoded by the coding sequence ATGACCCGCACGCTGACCGTCCTTCTGGGCACCACGATCTTTGTCTCCACCGCCCTCGCGGCCCAGGCGCAGGAACTCAACCTCTATTCCTCGCGCCATTACGAGACCGATGAACGTCTCTATTCCGACTTCACCGACCTGACCGGTATCACGATCAACCGGATCGAGGGCAACGCGGACGAGCTGATCGCCCGGATGGAGGCAGAAGGCGCGAATTCCCCCGCCGACGTGTTCCTGACGGTCGATACATCCCGCCTGCAGCGCGCCGCCGATCTGGGCCTCCTGCAAGCCGTGGAAAGCGAGGCTCTCGCCGAGCGTATCCCCGAAAACCTGCGCGACGATGACAACCTGTGGTTCGGCTTCAGCCAACGCGCGCGCATCATCTTCTACGACAGCGCCGATGTCGCGGAGCCGCCGCAGACCTACATGGACCTCGCAGATCCGGCCTATGAGGGGATGGTGTGCCACCGCTCCTCCGGCAACGTCTATTCCCAGACCCTGCTGAGCGCGATCATCGAAAACCATGGCGAGGAAGCGGCGCGCGAATGGGCTGCGGGCATGGTCAACAACTTCGCCCGTGACCCCCAGGGCGGTGATACCGACCAGCTGCGCGGCCTCGTTTCGGGCGAATGCGACATCTCGATCTCCAATACCTACTACTTCGCGCGCGCCATCCGCCGTGACGTCGATGGCCTGAACGAAGCCGACCGCGCCAATATCGATTGGGTCTTCCCCGATCAGGGCGGCAACGGTGCCCATGTGAACCTGTCGGGCGGCGGTGTCGCGGCCAATGCGCCCAATGCAGAGGCCGCCGTGGCGTTCCTCGAATACCTCGCCTCCGACCAGGCGCAGCAATATTTCAGCGCCGGCAACGATGAATACCCGGTCGTCGAAGGCGTCCCGGTGGCCGAGTCGGTCATGGCCCTGGGCGAGTGGGAGGCCGATGACGTCGATCTCGCCGTGGTCGCCAACAACGTGCCGCTTGCACAGCAGATCTTCAACGATGTCGGCTGGGAATAA
- a CDS encoding MFS transporter produces MSFLRDNARWLATGLLLSFGSSFGQTYFISLFAGEIRAEYRLSDGQWGAIYTMATLTSAALLIAFGGWADTVRLSRLAVIVVSGLALAALLMAVGQSVGLLVFTVFLLRFCGQGMMTHMKATAMARWFVATRGRAMAITNLGFPVGEVLLPLLVIGSVAMIGWRATWGGTALVILCVLIPTLVVLLSQDRAPKGSNGGRGAPGLHGRHWTRSEVLSHPLFYAFIPFLLTPGFIGTVVFFHAVHVAEVKGWDLIDLGPSYATYAIASVAVSFASGSLVDRFGPARLLPFALVPMALGMFLIGPVETPLGWAVALALVGITQGTAATLGGTLMPTLFGTDHLGSVRAIATAIMVVSTAIGPGLTGWIIDLGIPYPDQGVAQGLWCLVVSAGMVPVMLWTARLQNEERAPG; encoded by the coding sequence ATGAGCTTCCTGCGCGACAATGCAAGGTGGCTGGCCACCGGGCTTCTCCTGTCGTTCGGGTCGTCCTTCGGACAGACCTATTTCATTTCGCTCTTCGCCGGAGAGATCCGGGCCGAATACCGCCTGTCGGACGGACAATGGGGCGCGATCTACACAATGGCGACCCTCACCTCCGCGGCGCTTCTGATCGCGTTCGGCGGGTGGGCCGACACTGTGCGCCTGTCGCGGCTGGCGGTGATCGTGGTGTCGGGACTTGCATTGGCGGCTTTACTGATGGCCGTGGGCCAATCCGTCGGATTGCTGGTATTCACCGTGTTCCTGCTGCGGTTTTGCGGGCAGGGCATGATGACCCACATGAAGGCGACCGCCATGGCGCGCTGGTTCGTGGCGACACGAGGCCGGGCGATGGCGATCACCAATCTCGGCTTTCCGGTGGGCGAAGTGCTTTTGCCGCTGCTGGTGATCGGTAGCGTCGCGATGATCGGCTGGCGGGCCACGTGGGGCGGGACGGCGCTTGTCATCCTATGCGTCCTGATCCCCACCTTGGTCGTGCTGCTGTCCCAGGATCGCGCGCCGAAAGGATCGAATGGGGGGCGGGGTGCGCCGGGGCTTCACGGGCGACACTGGACGCGGTCCGAGGTTCTGTCTCACCCGTTGTTCTATGCGTTCATCCCGTTCCTCCTGACCCCCGGCTTCATCGGCACGGTCGTATTCTTCCACGCCGTTCACGTGGCGGAGGTGAAGGGATGGGACCTGATCGACCTCGGCCCCAGCTACGCGACCTATGCGATCGCCAGCGTTGCGGTAAGTTTCGCCTCCGGCAGCTTGGTGGATCGGTTCGGGCCCGCGCGTCTCTTGCCGTTCGCATTGGTCCCCATGGCGCTTGGCATGTTTCTGATTGGGCCGGTGGAGACGCCTTTGGGATGGGCCGTGGCGTTGGCCTTGGTGGGCATCACGCAGGGCACCGCGGCGACCCTGGGCGGAACGCTGATGCCGACACTGTTCGGAACGGATCACCTTGGATCGGTGCGGGCGATTGCGACCGCGATCATGGTCGTGTCGACCGCCATCGGGCCGGGGTTGACCGGGTGGATCATCGACCTTGGCATTCCCTATCCGGATCAAGGCGTGGCGCAGGGGTTGTGGTGCCTTGTCGTGAGCGCGGGGATGGTGCCGGTGATGCTGTGGACGGCGCGGCTGCAAAACGAAGAACGGGCGCCCGGTTAG
- a CDS encoding DUF4198 domain-containing protein: MKPVYLALTIAALAVAGKAGAHEFWIDPVDFTVAPGDTLAADLRVGQEFSGAAMSYLPRNFTTFDVRMGEAITPVEGRFGDIPALAMDGLSDGLAVIVHQTTANQLTWSEWERFLNFADHKDLGDVTAMHADRGLSQEDVTEDYIRYAKSLVAIGGGAGEDSRVGMVTELVALTNPYTDDISGGVQMELWYDNALQPDYQVELFAEDADGEITITLHRTDEDGIVTLPVEPGVTYMADAVFLQAVEPAEEGDAIWITHWANMTFAVPE, encoded by the coding sequence ATGAAACCCGTCTATCTGGCGCTGACCATTGCGGCATTGGCCGTGGCTGGCAAGGCCGGCGCCCATGAATTCTGGATTGATCCCGTTGATTTCACGGTCGCACCCGGTGACACGCTGGCCGCCGATCTTCGCGTAGGGCAGGAATTCTCGGGCGCCGCGATGAGCTATCTTCCCCGCAACTTCACCACCTTCGATGTGCGCATGGGTGAGGCGATCACGCCGGTGGAGGGGCGCTTCGGCGACATTCCCGCCCTTGCGATGGACGGCCTGTCCGATGGCCTTGCCGTCATCGTCCATCAGACGACCGCCAACCAACTGACCTGGTCGGAATGGGAGCGGTTCCTGAATTTCGCCGATCACAAGGATCTGGGCGACGTCACCGCCATGCATGCCGACAGGGGCCTCAGCCAGGAGGACGTGACGGAGGATTACATCCGCTACGCCAAATCGTTAGTGGCGATCGGCGGTGGGGCCGGGGAAGACAGTCGCGTCGGCATGGTCACGGAACTGGTGGCGCTGACCAATCCCTATACCGACGACATCTCCGGTGGGGTGCAGATGGAGCTCTGGTACGACAACGCGCTGCAACCCGACTACCAGGTGGAGCTGTTCGCCGAGGACGCGGACGGCGAGATCACGATCACGCTGCACCGCACGGACGAAGACGGCATCGTGACCCTCCCGGTGGAGCCGGGCGTCACCTACATGGCCGATGCCGTGTTCCTTCAAGCGGTGGAACCTGCGGAGGAAGGGGATGCGATCTGGATCACCCATTGGGCGAACATGACCTTCGCGGTGCCGGAGTGA